Proteins from one Paenibacillus amylolyticus genomic window:
- a CDS encoding AraC family transcriptional regulator, with protein sequence MTRVMDFIEMNYANAITVQSIAAHVGLQRSYLCSLFKDQMGSSIQSYLVHYRMRRAAELTLDPGLTIGDIARSVGYTDQLLFSKMFKKVMGEAPTYYRKHKTAPSQLSC encoded by the coding sequence GTGACACGGGTCATGGACTTCATTGAAATGAACTATGCCAATGCCATTACGGTTCAATCCATCGCCGCCCATGTCGGTTTGCAGCGCAGCTACCTGTGCTCTCTCTTCAAGGATCAGATGGGAAGCAGCATTCAGTCGTATCTGGTCCATTACCGGATGCGCAGAGCAGCCGAATTGACCCTGGATCCGGGTCTGACGATTGGTGATATTGCCCGCTCGGTGGGCTATACGGATCAATTGCTTTTCTCCAAAATGTTCAAAAAAGTGATGGGCGAAGCCCCTACTTACTACCGCAAACATAAAACAGCACCCTCCCAGTTAAGCTGCTAA
- a CDS encoding Asp23/Gls24 family envelope stress response protein: protein MSEIIEKPYNEPEYIAPQSVQLGIIHISNDVLSKIVGMAAQSTNGVSSMSVGLTEGIAKSISGKSLQKGIDVHVKDDQATIQLRINIQYGNKMHEVCRELQHNVQQAVEQLAGVMVNEIKVQVVGISMPETV, encoded by the coding sequence ATGTCTGAAATTATCGAAAAACCATACAACGAACCCGAATATATTGCACCTCAATCTGTTCAATTGGGTATCATTCACATCTCGAACGATGTGTTGTCCAAGATTGTGGGTATGGCCGCGCAGAGCACGAATGGCGTATCCTCCATGTCTGTTGGTCTGACTGAAGGCATTGCCAAGAGCATTAGCGGCAAGAGTCTGCAAAAAGGGATCGATGTGCACGTCAAAGACGACCAGGCCACCATCCAATTGCGCATCAACATTCAGTATGGCAACAAGATGCACGAGGTCTGCCGTGAACTTCAACATAACGTTCAACAGGCTGTAGAGCAATTAGCCGGCGTAATGGTCAATGAAATTAAAGTGCAAGTTGTCGGCATATCCATGCCGGAGACCGTATAA
- a CDS encoding AI-2E family transporter: protein MLKTNSFVRFSIALALILVNIYLLSRVSFIFQPLVTMITVITVPMMLSVFFYYLLRPLVNYMEKKKINRTLSILLIYLVIAILGVFFIIGLWPSLREQLINLVDNAPNLLNSLSEQLRDLEQNGAIQALFPEGSTPFSQITEYINKGFNFVTNYVSGFISLVSSFAIILFTLPILLFYMLLQGEKFGRKLAHIAPKRFQNDSREVVLEIDQALSGFIVGRVLVNLALGVLMYIGFLIIGLPYALLLTVIAVIMNFVPFIGAIVSSIPIVIMGLVVSPSVAIWSLIIILVAQQIQDNLVAPYVFGKKLDIHPLTTIILVLGAGDLGGIIAILIIIPVYMIVKILLVRIYNMFFKDKWQNA from the coding sequence TTGTTAAAAACAAATTCATTTGTCCGGTTCAGTATTGCACTGGCGCTGATATTGGTTAATATCTATTTATTATCACGTGTGAGCTTCATCTTTCAGCCGCTTGTTACCATGATCACGGTCATTACCGTGCCAATGATGTTATCGGTATTCTTTTATTATCTGCTAAGACCGCTTGTGAATTACATGGAGAAGAAGAAAATCAATCGTACGCTAAGTATTTTGCTAATCTATCTGGTTATTGCTATTCTGGGTGTGTTCTTCATCATCGGATTGTGGCCGTCGTTACGAGAGCAGCTAATCAATCTGGTGGATAACGCACCGAATCTACTTAATTCATTAAGTGAACAGCTAAGAGATCTGGAGCAAAACGGTGCCATTCAGGCCTTGTTCCCTGAGGGTTCGACACCTTTCTCTCAGATTACGGAGTATATTAACAAAGGGTTTAACTTTGTAACCAACTACGTAAGTGGATTTATCTCACTCGTTTCCAGCTTTGCCATCATCTTGTTTACATTACCTATCCTCTTGTTCTATATGCTGTTACAAGGTGAGAAATTTGGTCGTAAACTGGCACATATCGCTCCCAAACGTTTCCAAAATGACAGCCGTGAAGTTGTACTTGAGATTGATCAGGCACTGAGTGGATTTATTGTAGGAAGAGTCTTGGTAAATCTGGCGCTGGGTGTACTGATGTATATCGGTTTCCTGATCATTGGATTGCCGTACGCATTACTGCTTACGGTGATCGCAGTCATCATGAACTTTGTTCCGTTTATCGGAGCGATCGTGTCATCCATCCCTATTGTGATCATGGGTCTCGTGGTATCCCCATCAGTGGCCATCTGGTCTCTGATTATTATTCTCGTCGCTCAGCAGATTCAGGACAACCTGGTGGCACCTTACGTATTCGGCAAAAAGCTCGATATTCACCCGCTCACGACGATTATTCTGGTCTTGGGTGCAGGGGACCTCGGTGGAATTATTGCCATCCTGATTATTATCCCGGTCTATATGATCGTTAAAATTCTTTTGGTTCGAATCTATAATATGTTCTTCAAGGACAAATGGCAGAATGCATAA
- a CDS encoding HAMP domain-containing sensor histidine kinase: MKRPWKAREKRLLQTSLTLDFLLFNFFLLLLVLIVYLIVSLDVVDFRISDQVVDPDLNVEAHVYVADLENEMYSGGGSVSKGKDTEIQRLKDSGGWIEILDANRNVIHHVGDKQDSFTRYSEADLYAGLENRSDQPYYYSITPFSREGAATYVLLKIPRDLVSVRINDNQLITNLKHPLSFYIMIGIGLVLLLIFVYSYWVARRIKKPLSILSSGLTQMIQGNYSTRMSISAEREFVQIGETFNYMADVIENTSAEKRYAEESKQRLIVDLSHDLKTPITSIQGYAQALVEGRGEDKDRQQRYLGYIYNKSVQVARMIQNMLELLKVDSPDFRMHIQRREIGEFVREIMADTYGEIEQKQFVLHVLVPDDEIYARYDPELLSRVIQNLITNALLYNPIGTELRVELIPMDTHVVIEVADTGVGIPQELWSTIFDPFVRGDEARTATGGTGLGLSIAQRNTEKMGGRLILSRRGRETTVFTIQIPN, translated from the coding sequence TTGAAGCGCCCATGGAAAGCTAGAGAAAAGCGACTGTTGCAGACATCCCTGACACTGGACTTCTTACTGTTCAACTTCTTTTTGCTGTTACTGGTATTGATTGTGTACCTTATCGTGTCGCTGGATGTCGTGGATTTTCGCATTTCGGATCAGGTCGTTGATCCGGATCTGAATGTTGAAGCCCATGTGTATGTGGCAGATCTGGAGAACGAAATGTACTCCGGTGGAGGTTCGGTGTCGAAAGGCAAAGATACAGAGATCCAACGTCTCAAAGACAGCGGCGGCTGGATTGAGATTCTGGATGCGAATCGCAACGTCATTCATCATGTGGGAGACAAGCAAGATTCGTTCACTCGATACAGCGAAGCTGATCTGTATGCAGGATTGGAGAACCGAAGCGACCAGCCATATTATTACTCCATTACTCCGTTTTCGAGGGAAGGAGCGGCAACGTATGTGTTGCTCAAGATCCCGCGTGATCTGGTCAGCGTAAGGATTAATGATAATCAGTTGATTACCAATCTGAAGCACCCGTTATCCTTTTACATCATGATTGGCATCGGTTTGGTTTTGTTGTTGATCTTTGTATATAGCTATTGGGTCGCTCGGAGAATCAAAAAACCACTCAGTATTCTCTCCTCGGGTCTTACACAGATGATTCAGGGAAATTATAGTACGCGAATGTCGATCTCCGCTGAGAGGGAGTTTGTCCAGATTGGTGAGACCTTTAACTACATGGCGGACGTCATTGAGAATACGTCTGCGGAGAAACGTTATGCGGAAGAGAGCAAACAGCGACTGATTGTAGACTTATCCCATGACTTGAAGACGCCGATAACATCTATACAAGGCTACGCTCAGGCTTTGGTGGAAGGACGTGGAGAGGACAAGGACAGGCAGCAAAGATACCTGGGATACATCTATAACAAGTCGGTTCAAGTTGCACGCATGATACAAAATATGCTGGAGCTGCTCAAGGTGGATTCCCCTGATTTCCGCATGCATATCCAGAGAAGAGAAATTGGAGAATTCGTGCGCGAGATTATGGCTGATACGTATGGGGAGATTGAGCAGAAACAGTTTGTCCTCCATGTGCTTGTACCTGATGATGAGATCTACGCGAGATATGATCCGGAGCTGCTATCCAGAGTCATTCAGAATCTGATCACGAATGCGCTCTTGTACAATCCGATCGGAACCGAACTGCGCGTGGAACTCATTCCGATGGATACCCATGTGGTGATTGAAGTCGCAGATACCGGGGTGGGCATACCCCAAGAACTGTGGTCAACCATTTTTGACCCGTTTGTACGAGGGGATGAGGCGAGGACAGCGACCGGAGGTACCGGACTGGGATTGTCCATCGCACAGCGTAACACGGAGAAAATGGGCGGGCGGTTGATCCTGTCCAGGCGTGGTCGGGAGACCACCGTGTTTACCATTCAGATTCCGAACTAA
- a CDS encoding response regulator transcription factor: protein MRYTVLIADDEPEIVELLQLYLEKDYTIKTAANGAEALQCIRSTQIDLVILDIMMPVMDGLQLIKQIRAAHHMPVLFLSAKSQDHDKILGLGLGADDYIAKPFNPLEIVARVEALLRRVNQFDAAEIPAAKEQNLVLGDLTLDRSQCILFRSGTPVTLTSTEYKIMELLLDQPGRVFTRKKIYEAVWGDYYAHEDSTIMVHISNIREKIERDSRQPEYLKTIRGLGYKIEAPMES, encoded by the coding sequence ATGAGATACACCGTATTGATTGCAGATGACGAACCGGAGATTGTGGAACTGCTTCAGCTCTATCTGGAGAAGGACTATACCATTAAGACTGCGGCGAATGGAGCCGAGGCGTTACAGTGTATACGTTCAACACAGATCGATCTGGTCATACTGGACATCATGATGCCTGTAATGGATGGATTGCAGTTAATCAAACAGATCAGAGCTGCACATCACATGCCTGTACTGTTCCTATCCGCCAAAAGTCAGGATCACGATAAAATCCTTGGACTCGGACTTGGGGCAGATGATTATATCGCGAAGCCATTCAACCCGCTTGAGATTGTCGCCAGAGTAGAGGCATTGCTCAGAAGAGTGAATCAATTTGATGCAGCGGAGATTCCCGCAGCGAAAGAACAAAATCTGGTATTAGGTGATCTGACGCTGGATCGATCCCAATGTATCCTTTTTCGTTCAGGAACACCTGTAACATTGACCTCCACAGAGTATAAAATTATGGAATTATTGCTGGATCAACCTGGCCGAGTATTCACCCGTAAAAAAATATACGAAGCCGTCTGGGGCGATTATTATGCGCACGAGGACAGCACCATTATGGTACATATTAGCAACATTCGGGAGAAGATCGAGCGTGATTCCAGACAGCCGGAATATCTCAAAACGATAAGGGGACTGGGATACAAAATTGAAGCGCCCATGGAAAGCTAG
- a CDS encoding ABC transporter permease, translating to MNFRQFAINNVVRNKRIYLAHFLSSTFSVMIFFIYALLLFHPDLKDGLKGSNGTVTLLANQGFMIAEIIIFIFSFLFLLYSVGSFLKTRKKEFGIFLILGMTRKQMNRLLFMENMCIGLASIVTGIGLGLIFGKLILLICGSMLAVENSLRFYFPLKGIALTVGAFLLLFVVIAMSSSLLISKGSLIELVKSEEKPKPEPKASRLLALLSVLFIGGGYAGYSPLSG from the coding sequence ATGAATTTTCGCCAGTTCGCCATTAATAACGTTGTTCGCAACAAACGAATTTATCTGGCTCATTTTCTGAGCAGTACATTTTCCGTCATGATCTTCTTTATCTACGCATTGCTCCTGTTCCATCCCGATCTGAAAGATGGGTTAAAGGGTTCCAATGGAACGGTTACTTTGCTTGCCAACCAGGGGTTCATGATTGCAGAGATCATTATATTCATCTTTTCATTTCTGTTCCTGCTCTACTCGGTAGGTTCGTTTCTGAAGACACGCAAGAAAGAATTTGGTATTTTCCTGATTCTTGGTATGACACGCAAACAGATGAACCGGCTCCTGTTTATGGAGAATATGTGTATCGGATTAGCTTCGATCGTTACGGGTATCGGCCTTGGGCTCATTTTCGGCAAATTGATTCTGCTCATCTGTGGCTCCATGCTGGCTGTCGAGAACAGTCTTCGATTCTATTTTCCGCTGAAAGGCATTGCCCTGACGGTTGGTGCATTTCTGCTGTTGTTTGTTGTCATCGCGATGTCTTCCTCCTTACTTATAAGCAAAGGTTCACTTATTGAACTTGTGAAATCGGAGGAAAAGCCAAAACCGGAACCGAAAGCATCACGACTGCTCGCCTTGTTATCCGTATTGTTCATTGGCGGAGGCTATGCTGGGTATTCACCTTTGTCTGGGTAA
- a CDS encoding ABC transporter ATP-binding protein: MEICSVKQISKIYKGVVSYEALSGIDLSIQEGEFVGIMGPSGSGKTTLLNMISTIDHPTSGDLRIAGKNPFELEPDDLALFRRKELGFVFQSFNLLNTLTVKENIVLPLTLDGVSLAEMNTRVERLAGKLGIESILNKRTYEISGGQAQRTAIARALIHSPKLILADEPTGNLDSKAARDVMEILETRNQEDRATMLLVTHDAVAASYCSRVVFIKDGKLYNEIHYGDNRAAFYQKIINVLSLMGGSGHEFSPVRH; this comes from the coding sequence ATGGAGATTTGTTCTGTCAAACAGATCAGCAAAATCTATAAAGGCGTTGTATCGTATGAAGCATTATCAGGTATTGACCTCAGTATTCAGGAAGGAGAGTTTGTCGGGATTATGGGACCATCGGGTAGTGGCAAAACGACACTTCTGAACATGATCTCTACCATCGATCATCCCACATCCGGAGACCTGCGGATTGCAGGCAAGAATCCGTTTGAACTTGAACCAGACGATCTTGCGCTGTTCCGGCGTAAAGAACTGGGATTTGTATTCCAGTCCTTCAATCTGTTGAACACACTGACGGTTAAGGAAAACATCGTATTACCCCTTACGCTTGACGGCGTTTCACTGGCCGAGATGAACACACGTGTGGAACGACTTGCAGGCAAGCTCGGCATCGAAAGCATTTTGAACAAGCGGACCTATGAGATCTCCGGTGGACAGGCACAACGTACGGCTATTGCCAGAGCGCTGATTCATTCACCCAAGCTGATTCTGGCTGATGAACCAACAGGTAACCTGGATTCGAAGGCGGCAAGAGATGTGATGGAGATTCTGGAAACCCGCAATCAGGAAGACCGGGCTACGATGCTGCTGGTTACCCATGATGCAGTTGCCGCAAGTTATTGCAGCCGGGTCGTCTTTATCAAGGATGGCAAACTTTATAATGAAATTCATTACGGCGATAATCGTGCAGCCTTTTACCAGAAGATTATTAATGTATTATCCCTAATGGGAGGGTCCGGACATGAATTTTCGCCAGTTCGCCATTAA
- a CDS encoding sensor histidine kinase: MRLFIREHLALTCWVVAILFTVVAVFWYDGYNDWTTAAYAVALGLFLYVGYLVYRYYSHRSFYARISRSMDSLKEFVPLNETSPLSQALEKLLDSQYGQYHAHLHRLEQRQQEYLTFMNQWVHQMKTPLSVIELTVEDQEDDDPRLISIREEADQMRRGLETVLYVARLDTFEQDFSVEPVILKTAGEEAIHELKRFFIRNHVYPEMHIDSALVVQSDAKWIRFVLVQLLSNAIKYSAGSGQKIHMRAYEAERSIVLEVQDQGIGIPKSDLNRVFQPFFTGENGRHFKESTGMGLYIAKEVLTRMNHRIDLESVYGEGTTVRIIFNS, encoded by the coding sequence ATGAGACTGTTTATACGAGAACATCTCGCTTTAACGTGCTGGGTTGTTGCCATCTTGTTCACCGTAGTTGCTGTGTTCTGGTATGACGGTTACAACGATTGGACTACGGCTGCTTATGCTGTAGCGTTGGGATTATTTTTGTATGTTGGCTATTTGGTCTATCGTTATTATTCACATCGCTCGTTTTATGCCCGAATATCAAGATCCATGGATTCGCTGAAGGAATTTGTACCCTTGAACGAAACAAGTCCATTATCTCAGGCATTGGAGAAGCTGCTGGATTCACAATACGGACAGTATCATGCTCATCTGCATCGACTGGAACAGCGGCAGCAAGAATATCTGACGTTCATGAACCAGTGGGTACATCAGATGAAGACACCATTGTCCGTGATTGAGTTGACGGTGGAAGATCAGGAAGATGACGATCCCAGGCTTATAAGCATTCGGGAGGAAGCAGACCAGATGAGACGTGGATTGGAAACGGTGTTGTATGTGGCACGCTTGGATACCTTCGAGCAGGATTTCAGTGTTGAACCCGTTATACTGAAAACTGCTGGCGAAGAGGCGATTCATGAACTAAAGCGATTCTTCATCCGCAATCACGTCTATCCAGAGATGCATATTGATTCTGCGCTGGTTGTGCAATCCGATGCCAAGTGGATTCGTTTTGTCTTGGTACAGTTACTGTCTAATGCAATCAAGTACTCTGCGGGCAGCGGGCAAAAGATTCATATGCGTGCATATGAGGCGGAACGCTCCATCGTGCTGGAAGTGCAGGATCAAGGCATCGGAATTCCGAAGTCTGATCTGAACCGAGTCTTCCAGCCGTTCTTCACCGGGGAGAACGGGCGGCATTTCAAAGAGTCCACAGGCATGGGACTCTATATTGCCAAGGAAGTGTTAACACGAATGAATCATCGGATCGATCTGGAATCCGTATACGGCGAAGGAACGACTGTCCGAATTATATTCAACTCCTAA
- a CDS encoding response regulator transcription factor, with protein MYTIMIVEDDPKIAGLLKSHIERYGDKAVLAEDFEMIVQQFEQVQPHVVLLDINLPSYDGFYWCRQIRTLSTCPILFISARSGKMDQVMALENGADDFITKPFEHEIVIAKIRSQLRRVYGDYAARDEERKVELNGLVVYLERLEIQLGNRKVQLTKKETILLETLLRRSPKLVSRETILEKLWDDSFVDDNTLSVNVTRVRKRLAELGITDALETVRGSGYRLNNNWKATTSS; from the coding sequence ATGTATACCATTATGATTGTAGAGGACGATCCCAAGATTGCGGGATTGTTGAAGTCACATATTGAGCGATATGGAGACAAGGCCGTTTTGGCCGAGGATTTTGAGATGATTGTACAACAGTTTGAGCAGGTACAGCCGCATGTTGTACTTCTGGATATCAACTTGCCCAGTTACGACGGTTTCTATTGGTGCCGCCAGATTCGTACACTGTCTACCTGCCCGATTCTTTTTATCTCCGCCCGGAGTGGAAAGATGGATCAGGTCATGGCACTGGAGAACGGAGCAGATGATTTCATTACGAAGCCGTTTGAACATGAGATTGTTATCGCCAAAATCCGGAGTCAGCTGCGCAGAGTGTACGGGGATTATGCTGCACGTGACGAAGAACGCAAGGTCGAGCTGAATGGTTTGGTCGTGTACTTGGAACGCCTGGAGATTCAACTCGGTAATCGCAAAGTGCAATTGACGAAGAAGGAAACCATTCTGCTCGAAACCTTATTACGCCGCAGTCCCAAACTGGTGAGCAGGGAGACCATCCTGGAGAAGCTGTGGGACGACTCTTTTGTGGATGACAATACTCTTAGCGTTAATGTTACAAGGGTTCGTAAGCGACTAGCCGAGCTTGGCATTACGGATGCCTTGGAAACGGTCAGAGGTTCGGGGTACCGGTTGAACAACAACTGGAAGGCCACGACATCTTCATGA
- the nagZ gene encoding beta-N-acetylhexosaminidase: protein MYNYSFNSNTNPKKPLHMICLLLGIVLLLSACGQAQKPSSASDSNNQSNTGSSTGQSSSSPEGNAAPPQEEGEEQPQEEADPVREQLRQLTLEEKVGQMILAGVQGTTLDDQAKEMITKQKVGGIIFYANNVTTLEGTAKFVQSIKETNQSNPVPIFMSVDQEGGKVSRMPETVESIPSNKKVGQTNDAALAETMGKLLARQVQLAGFNVDFAPVLDVNSNPKNPVIGDRSFGSSADLVSRMGIAEMKGLRSEGIIPVVKHFPGHGDTSVDSHLDLPVVNKTEKQLAKLEWIPFQAAVKEQVEAVMVAHILFPKLDPDHPASLSDVIIGEHLRGEFKYDGVVITDDLSMGAIAKNFKLNEAALATVKAGSDILLVAHSYESAKTIFDTLISAVKSGEISESRIDESVYRILALKQQYKLSDDQKASGDLKQLNADIVDWRKQVDAR from the coding sequence TTGTACAACTATAGTTTTAATTCGAACACGAATCCGAAAAAACCATTGCATATGATCTGTCTTTTGCTAGGGATCGTTTTGCTTTTATCGGCATGTGGACAAGCTCAGAAACCTTCCTCCGCATCGGACTCGAACAACCAGTCGAACACGGGCTCCAGCACAGGACAATCTTCTTCATCACCTGAGGGGAATGCCGCTCCACCGCAGGAAGAAGGAGAAGAGCAACCACAAGAGGAAGCAGATCCGGTTCGGGAGCAACTTCGCCAATTGACACTGGAAGAGAAGGTTGGACAGATGATACTGGCTGGTGTTCAAGGGACCACGCTGGATGATCAAGCCAAAGAGATGATTACGAAGCAGAAGGTAGGCGGCATTATTTTCTATGCCAACAATGTAACGACACTTGAAGGAACAGCCAAGTTTGTGCAGTCCATTAAGGAGACGAATCAGTCCAACCCGGTACCAATTTTCATGAGCGTCGATCAGGAGGGCGGCAAAGTCAGCCGTATGCCGGAGACGGTGGAATCAATTCCTTCGAACAAAAAGGTAGGCCAGACGAATGATGCTGCACTTGCAGAAACGATGGGGAAATTGCTGGCCAGACAAGTTCAGCTTGCAGGTTTTAATGTGGACTTCGCTCCCGTGCTGGATGTGAACAGTAATCCGAAGAACCCGGTGATCGGAGATCGTTCATTCGGCAGTTCGGCAGACCTGGTATCGCGTATGGGCATTGCTGAGATGAAAGGTCTGCGGAGTGAAGGCATTATTCCAGTCGTGAAGCATTTTCCGGGACATGGTGATACGTCCGTGGACTCCCATCTCGATCTGCCTGTCGTGAATAAAACGGAAAAACAACTGGCCAAGCTGGAATGGATTCCATTCCAGGCCGCAGTGAAGGAGCAAGTGGAAGCAGTGATGGTAGCACATATTCTGTTCCCGAAGCTAGATCCCGATCATCCGGCTTCCTTATCTGATGTCATTATTGGTGAGCATTTGCGCGGGGAATTCAAGTATGACGGTGTAGTCATTACAGATGATCTGAGTATGGGAGCAATTGCGAAGAACTTTAAGCTGAATGAAGCTGCACTTGCAACTGTTAAGGCAGGGAGTGACATTCTTTTGGTAGCTCATAGTTATGAGAGTGCCAAAACGATTTTTGATACATTAATCAGTGCCGTGAAGTCAGGCGAAATCTCCGAATCGCGAATAGATGAAAGTGTATATCGTATCCTGGCCTTGAAGCAGCAGTACAAGTTATCTGATGACCAGAAAGCCTCCGGTGATCTGAAGCAGCTGAACGCAGATATTGTGGATTGGCGTAAGCAAGTCGATGCTCGATAA